In the Fusobacterium sp. FSA-380-WT-3A genome, one interval contains:
- the purN gene encoding phosphoribosylglycinamide formyltransferase: MVRVAVFASGNGGNFQSIVETSRNYEEKLYSVELLIVDKESAYAIERAKKLGVPYYVVLPKTFPSKKEYEKKIIEILKENNIDLIALAGYMRIISPVLLNEYRDKIINIHPAYLPNFPGKDGIGDAFRAGAKETGVTIHYVDEGVDSGKIIYQEKLTIEKDWDLEKLEEEIHKIEHRIYPETLKNLCKNF, translated from the coding sequence ATGGTAAGAGTAGCTGTATTTGCTTCTGGAAATGGTGGAAATTTCCAAAGTATAGTTGAAACAAGTAGAAACTATGAAGAAAAACTTTACTCTGTTGAACTTTTAATAGTTGATAAAGAATCTGCTTATGCAATAGAAAGAGCAAAAAAATTAGGAGTACCATATTATGTGGTACTTCCTAAAACTTTTCCTTCAAAGAAAGAGTATGAAAAAAAAATAATAGAAATTTTAAAAGAAAATAATATAGATTTAATAGCTTTAGCTGGTTATATGAGAATAATATCTCCAGTATTATTAAATGAATACAGAGATAAAATAATAAATATTCATCCAGCTTATTTACCAAATTTCCCTGGAAAAGATGGGATAGGAGATGCTTTTAGAGCTGGTGCTAAAGAAACAGGAGTAACTATTCACTATGTAGATGAAGGTGTAGATAGTGGAAAGATAATTTATCAAGAAAAATTGACAATTGAAAAAGATTGGGATTTAGAAAAATTAGAAGAAGAGATTCATAAAATAGAGCATAGAATTTATCCAGAAACATTAAAGAATTTATGTAAAAATTTTTAG
- the purE gene encoding 5-(carboxyamino)imidazole ribonucleotide mutase, translating into MPRVGVIMGSRSDLPTMEKAVEMLKRFGVDYEVKIVSAHRTPELMFEYAKTAKERGLKVIIAGAGGAAHLPGMVSSLTPLPVLGVPVKSRALSGQDSLLSIVQMPGGIPVGTLAIGESGAKNAGILASEIIALIDEEVAKKVDEFRREQRDQVLETSEVEL; encoded by the coding sequence ATGCCTAGAGTTGGTGTGATAATGGGAAGTCGTTCAGATCTTCCTACAATGGAAAAAGCTGTAGAAATGTTAAAAAGATTTGGAGTTGATTATGAAGTAAAAATAGTTTCAGCTCACAGAACACCAGAATTAATGTTTGAATATGCAAAGACTGCTAAAGAAAGAGGATTAAAAGTTATAATAGCAGGAGCTGGAGGAGCTGCCCATCTACCAGGAATGGTATCAAGCTTAACTCCTTTACCTGTACTTGGAGTTCCTGTAAAATCAAGAGCTCTAAGTGGACAAGATTCTCTTCTTTCAATAGTTCAAATGCCTGGAGGAATTCCAGTAGGAACTTTGGCAATAGGAGAATCTGGAGCTAAAAATGCTGGAATATTGGCCAGTGAAATTATAGCTCTTATAGATGAAGAAGTGGCTAAAAAAGTTGATGAATTTAGAAGAGAGCAAAGAGACCAAGTTTTAGAAACAAGTGAGGTAGAATTATAA
- a CDS encoding phosphoribosylformylglycinamidine synthase, whose product MDKRIFVSKKPGFQVESESILRELQENLYETGLKKVQLINVYDVFNCDEDDVELLKNKVLGERVTDNVYEEIDLSGKTYIAIENLPGQYDQRADSAEQCLVLLNSKDTVKIKSGKIVVLEGEIKSLEKIKKYLINPIETREKDLTVLDNTEDVKIEPVPVLEGFNDYTKEELERYLTTNGLAMTLEDLAHIQKYFRSEKRNPTETEIKVLDTYWSDHCRHTTFETFLKDVKIEKGQMTEAIQKAYERYLKLREEVHGNRKPMTLMDMGTIGGKYMRKIGKLDDMEVSEEINACSVEVDIDVDGQTERWLLMFKNETHNHPTEIEPFGGASTCIGGAIRDPLSGRAYVYQAMRVTGAGDICEKLEDTLENKLPQVRISKGAAHGYASYGNQIGLATTFVKEIYHNGYKAKRMEVGAVVGAVKKEYVLREEPIPGDIIIVLGGKTGRDGVGGATGSSKEHNDSSLTKCSSEVQKGNAPIERKIQRAFRNPEVTKLIKKSNDFGAGGVSVAIGELARGIEVDLDKVTVKYLGLSGTELAISESQERMAVVVAPENVEKFNELMKAENLETSVVAKVTAKENLVIKFRGETIVDIARSFLDTNGVRQEQDVEVVAPEVVDVFKSSKEGELKYKLIETLKDMNVASQRGMVEMFDATVGRSTVHMPYGGKYQLSESEASIQKFPTKGFTNTASILTFGFNPYISEKSPYLGAIYSVIESLAKVTAVGGDYSKARLTFQEYFERLGKTPSRWGKPFMALLGAIEAQVEFETPAIGGKDSMSGTFKDIDVPPTLISFAVVPEKTQNIISSEFKGEGNYIYLVKPKYNSDFTPVYESVKENFRNVRKEILAKNIISSSVVKFGGVAEALMKMTFGNKLGIVVETKENLFDLMPGAIVVESTKELDFGILLGKVQGHSIKINEAVLPIDEAISIWEERYRKIYPYEASKKANGEAVKPTEKKGNMIQKASKLYDTPKVLVLAFPGTNSEYDTAKAFDRAGGQSEIFVINNLTVKDMEACIDELSKKILESQIIAIPGGFSAGDEPDGSGKFITNILQNPKVKESINKFLANEGLMLGICNGFQALIKSGLLPYGDMDMLNENSPTLFRNDINRHVSRMATTRIASNSSPWLSSFNIGDVHSIAISHGEGKFVVSKEFAEELFKNGQVATQYCDIEGNPTLDPKYNLNGSYYSIEGITSKDGRILGKMGHSERYEEGVFQNIYFEKMQDIFANGVNFFKK is encoded by the coding sequence ATGGATAAGAGAATTTTCGTTTCTAAAAAACCAGGTTTTCAAGTAGAAAGTGAATCAATATTAAGAGAATTACAAGAAAATCTTTATGAAACAGGACTTAAAAAAGTTCAACTAATCAATGTTTATGATGTGTTTAATTGTGATGAAGATGATGTAGAGCTTTTAAAAAATAAAGTTTTAGGAGAAAGAGTTACAGATAATGTATATGAAGAAATAGATTTATCTGGAAAAACATATATAGCTATAGAAAATTTACCAGGACAATATGACCAAAGAGCTGACTCTGCAGAACAATGTTTAGTTCTTTTAAATAGTAAAGATACAGTTAAAATCAAAAGTGGAAAAATAGTTGTTCTTGAGGGAGAAATTAAATCATTAGAAAAAATTAAAAAATATTTAATTAACCCTATTGAAACAAGAGAAAAAGATTTAACTGTATTAGATAATACAGAAGATGTTAAAATTGAACCTGTACCAGTATTAGAAGGATTTAACGACTACACAAAGGAAGAGTTAGAAAGATATTTAACAACAAATGGTCTTGCTATGACTTTAGAAGATTTAGCTCACATCCAAAAATATTTTAGAAGTGAAAAAAGAAATCCAACAGAAACAGAAATAAAAGTTTTAGATACTTATTGGTCAGACCACTGTAGACATACAACATTTGAAACTTTCTTAAAAGATGTAAAAATAGAAAAAGGTCAAATGACAGAGGCTATTCAAAAAGCTTATGAAAGATATTTAAAATTAAGAGAAGAAGTACACGGAAATAGAAAACCTATGACTTTAATGGATATGGGAACTATTGGTGGAAAATATATGAGAAAAATCGGAAAACTTGATGATATGGAAGTTTCTGAAGAAATAAATGCTTGTAGTGTTGAAGTTGATATAGATGTAGATGGACAAACTGAAAGATGGCTTTTAATGTTTAAAAACGAAACTCATAACCATCCAACAGAAATAGAACCATTTGGAGGAGCTAGTACTTGTATAGGTGGAGCTATAAGAGACCCATTATCAGGAAGAGCTTATGTATATCAAGCAATGAGGGTTACAGGAGCTGGAGATATTTGTGAAAAATTAGAAGATACATTAGAAAATAAATTACCACAAGTAAGAATTTCTAAAGGAGCAGCCCATGGATATGCTTCTTATGGAAACCAAATTGGACTTGCTACAACTTTTGTAAAAGAGATTTATCACAATGGATATAAAGCAAAAAGAATGGAAGTTGGAGCTGTAGTTGGAGCTGTTAAAAAAGAATATGTATTAAGAGAAGAACCTATCCCTGGAGATATAATCATAGTTCTTGGAGGAAAAACAGGAAGAGATGGAGTAGGAGGAGCTACAGGTTCATCAAAAGAGCATAATGATTCATCACTTACTAAATGTTCTTCAGAAGTTCAAAAAGGAAATGCTCCAATAGAGAGAAAAATTCAAAGAGCTTTCAGAAATCCAGAAGTTACAAAACTTATTAAAAAATCAAATGACTTTGGAGCTGGAGGAGTTTCAGTTGCTATTGGAGAGTTAGCTAGAGGAATAGAAGTTGACTTAGATAAAGTTACTGTAAAATATTTAGGACTTAGTGGAACAGAGTTAGCAATCAGTGAATCTCAAGAGAGAATGGCTGTTGTAGTAGCTCCAGAAAATGTAGAAAAATTCAATGAATTAATGAAGGCTGAAAACTTAGAAACAAGTGTTGTGGCTAAAGTTACAGCTAAAGAAAATCTTGTTATTAAATTTAGAGGAGAAACAATAGTTGATATAGCTAGAAGTTTCTTAGATACAAATGGAGTTAGACAAGAACAAGATGTAGAAGTAGTAGCTCCAGAAGTAGTAGATGTATTTAAATCTTCTAAAGAGGGAGAATTAAAATATAAATTAATTGAAACATTAAAAGATATGAATGTTGCTTCTCAAAGAGGTATGGTAGAGATGTTTGACGCAACAGTTGGTAGGTCAACAGTTCATATGCCTTATGGAGGAAAATATCAATTATCAGAAAGTGAAGCAAGTATCCAAAAATTCCCAACAAAAGGATTTACAAATACAGCTTCAATATTAACTTTTGGATTTAATCCATACATTTCAGAAAAATCTCCATATTTAGGAGCTATCTATTCTGTAATTGAGTCACTTGCTAAAGTAACAGCTGTAGGAGGAGATTATTCTAAAGCAAGACTTACTTTCCAAGAGTATTTTGAAAGATTAGGAAAAACTCCAAGTAGATGGGGTAAACCATTTATGGCTTTACTTGGAGCTATAGAAGCTCAAGTTGAATTTGAAACTCCAGCAATTGGTGGAAAAGACAGTATGAGTGGAACATTTAAAGATATAGATGTACCACCTACATTAATCTCTTTTGCTGTAGTACCAGAAAAAACTCAAAATATAATTTCTTCTGAATTTAAAGGAGAAGGAAACTATATTTATTTAGTAAAACCAAAATATAATAGTGACTTTACTCCTGTTTATGAGTCAGTAAAAGAAAACTTTAGAAATGTTAGAAAAGAAATACTAGCTAAAAATATAATTTCTTCATCAGTAGTAAAATTTGGTGGAGTAGCTGAAGCATTAATGAAAATGACATTTGGAAATAAATTAGGTATAGTAGTAGAAACTAAAGAAAATCTATTTGATTTAATGCCTGGAGCAATAGTTGTAGAATCTACAAAAGAATTAGATTTTGGAATTTTACTTGGAAAAGTTCAAGGACATTCAATCAAAATTAATGAAGCAGTATTACCAATAGATGAAGCAATATCTATTTGGGAAGAGAGATATAGAAAAATATATCCATATGAGGCTAGTAAAAAAGCTAATGGAGAGGCTGTAAAACCTACTGAGAAGAAAGGAAATATGATTCAAAAAGCTTCTAAATTATATGATACTCCAAAAGTATTAGTTCTTGCTTTCCCAGGAACAAACTCAGAATACGATACAGCTAAAGCTTTTGATAGAGCTGGAGGACAATCAGAAATATTTGTAATAAATAATTTAACAGTTAAAGATATGGAAGCTTGTATAGATGAGCTATCTAAAAAAATACTTGAAAGTCAAATTATAGCAATTCCTGGAGGATTCAGTGCTGGAGATGAGCCAGATGGTTCAGGTAAATTTATAACAAATATCTTACAAAATCCAAAAGTAAAAGAAAGTATAAATAAATTCTTAGCTAATGAAGGATTAATGTTAGGAATTTGTAACGGATTCCAAGCTTTAATAAAATCTGGATTATTACCTTATGGAGATATGGATATGTTAAATGAAAATTCTCCAACATTATTTAGAAATGATATTAACCGTCATGTTTCAAGAATGGCTACAACAAGAATAGCTTCTAATTCATCACCTTGGCTATCATCATTTAATATTGGGGATGTTCATTCAATAGCTATATCTCACGGAGAAGGAAAATTTGTAGTAAGTAAAGAGTTTGCTGAAGAATTATTTAAAAATGGACAAGTAGCAACTCAATACTGTGATATAGAAGGAAATCCTACATTAGACCCTAAGTATAACTTAAATGGTTCTTACTACTCAATAGAAGGAATAACTTCAAAAGATGGAAGAATCTTAGGAAAAATGGGACACTCAGAACGTTATGAAGAGGGAGTATTCCAAAATATCTATTTTGAAAAAATGCAAGATATATTTGCTAACGGTGTAAATTTCTTTAAAAAATAA
- the purM gene encoding phosphoribosylformylglycinamidine cyclo-ligase → MSKEYMENNMSSQKYMESGVNLEAGYESVRRIKSHVARTKVKGVIDSIGAFGGMFDLSALGYKEPVLISGTDGVGTKLMLAFKMDKHDTIGQDVVAMCVNDVLVQGAMPIFFLDYVAVGKNFPEQIEQIVKGVADGCELSECGLIGGETAEMPDMYEIGDYDLAGFCVGVVEKSKLITGEKVKKGNKVIGLPSTGVHSNGFSLVRKIVMKDNQLDLNGYKDVFDGKSLGETLLTPTRIYVKTIKKLLQEVEVNGMCHITGGGFYENVPRIIPEGLQAKLDTKVIDTPKIFKFLQEVGQVPKEEMYNVFNMGIGFMIVVDEDKVEKTMEVLKSLGEKPVLLGEIVEGKEGVDLVW, encoded by the coding sequence ATGAGTAAAGAATATATGGAAAACAATATGAGTAGCCAAAAATATATGGAATCAGGAGTAAACTTAGAGGCTGGATATGAATCAGTTAGAAGAATAAAATCTCATGTAGCAAGAACAAAAGTTAAAGGTGTAATAGACAGTATCGGAGCTTTTGGAGGAATGTTTGATTTATCAGCTTTAGGATATAAAGAACCTGTATTAATAAGTGGAACTGATGGTGTTGGAACAAAATTAATGTTAGCATTCAAAATGGATAAACATGACACAATAGGACAAGATGTTGTAGCTATGTGTGTAAATGATGTATTAGTTCAAGGAGCTATGCCAATATTCTTCTTAGACTATGTTGCTGTAGGTAAAAACTTCCCAGAACAAATAGAGCAAATTGTAAAAGGTGTAGCTGATGGTTGTGAACTTTCAGAATGTGGATTAATTGGTGGAGAAACTGCTGAAATGCCAGATATGTATGAAATTGGAGATTATGATTTAGCTGGATTCTGTGTTGGAGTTGTAGAGAAATCAAAATTAATAACAGGAGAAAAAGTTAAAAAAGGAAATAAAGTAATAGGACTTCCTTCAACTGGAGTTCATTCAAATGGATTCTCTCTTGTTAGAAAAATAGTTATGAAAGATAACCAATTAGATTTAAATGGATATAAAGATGTATTTGATGGAAAATCTTTAGGAGAAACTTTACTTACTCCTACAAGAATATATGTAAAAACTATTAAAAAACTTCTACAAGAAGTTGAAGTTAATGGAATGTGTCATATAACAGGTGGAGGATTCTATGAAAATGTACCTAGAATTATTCCAGAAGGATTACAAGCAAAATTAGATACAAAAGTAATTGATACTCCAAAAATCTTTAAATTCTTACAAGAAGTAGGACAAGTACCAAAAGAAGAGATGTACAATGTATTTAACATGGGTATTGGATTTATGATAGTTGTTGATGAAGATAAAGTAGAAAAAACTATGGAAGTTTTAAAATCTTTAGGAGAAAAACCTGTATTATTAGGAGAAATAGTAGAAGGTAAAGAGGGAGTAGACTTAGTATGGTAA
- a CDS encoding histidinol-phosphate transaminase, with product MDIHGGNIYKFQRDGKREILDYSSNINPLGVPKSLEEGIKNNISLLERYPDVHYVELRESIGEYNHISSDNIIVGNGATEVLFLYMKALLPKRALIISPTFAEYERALKNIDCEIGYFKLDENIQNEKRNFYLDVEKLKREAINYQLIVLCNPNNPTGSFVKKEILEELNEFLETNNIKLFVDECFLEFVEGWEEKTLNTLKSKNIFILRALTKYFALPGIRLGYGITYDNEIIEKINSIKEPWTVNTFADLSGKIILKDRNYIEKTDNWIKKERVRFVEELKKVDYIEVYETYTNFVLLKIKNMKAEEFQKRLLEKNILVRNCSNFKFLSNNFVRIAIKDTEKNNIFLKSIKNL from the coding sequence ATGGATATACATGGAGGAAATATTTATAAATTTCAAAGAGATGGAAAAAGAGAAATCTTAGATTATAGTTCAAATATAAATCCTTTAGGAGTGCCAAAATCTTTAGAAGAGGGAATAAAAAATAATATCTCTCTTTTAGAAAGGTATCCTGATGTTCACTATGTGGAGTTAAGAGAAAGTATAGGAGAGTATAATCATATATCAAGTGATAATATAATTGTAGGAAATGGAGCAACAGAAGTTTTATTTCTTTATATGAAAGCATTACTTCCTAAAAGAGCCTTAATAATTTCTCCAACCTTTGCAGAATATGAAAGAGCTTTAAAAAATATAGATTGTGAAATAGGATATTTTAAATTAGATGAAAATATCCAAAATGAAAAGAGGAATTTTTATTTAGATGTAGAAAAATTAAAAAGAGAGGCTATTAATTATCAGTTAATAGTTTTATGTAACCCTAACAATCCAACAGGTTCTTTCGTCAAAAAAGAAATATTAGAAGAATTAAATGAATTTTTAGAAACAAATAATATAAAATTATTTGTTGATGAGTGTTTTTTAGAATTTGTTGAGGGTTGGGAAGAAAAAACTCTGAATACCTTAAAAAGTAAAAATATATTTATATTAAGAGCTTTGACAAAGTATTTTGCTTTACCAGGAATAAGACTTGGATATGGAATAACTTATGATAATGAAATTATAGAAAAGATAAATTCTATAAAAGAACCTTGGACAGTAAATACTTTTGCTGATTTAAGTGGTAAAATTATATTAAAAGATAGAAATTATATAGAAAAAACAGATAATTGGATAAAAAAAGAGAGAGTAAGATTTGTAGAGGAATTAAAAAAAGTAGATTATATTGAAGTCTATGAAACCTATACAAACTTTGTGCTACTAAAAATAAAAAACATGAAAGCAGAAGAATTTCAAAAAAGATTATTAGAAAAAAATATTCTTGTGAGAAATTGTTCTAATTTTAAATTTTTGAGTAATAATTTTGTAAGGATAGCAATAAAAGATACTGAAAAAAATAACATTTTCTTAAAAAGTATAAAAAATTTATAA
- a CDS encoding GNAT family N-acetyltransferase: MIILIAGTSYTGKTLLAQKLLEKYKFPYLSIDYIKMGLIRSKNINFTVEDDEKLIPYLWEIIKEIIKTAIENKQNLIVEGLYIPFDWKKDFDKEYLENIKYYCLVMTRKYIENNFEKILKYADVIEKRLDDSYCTKDFLIRENEKNLKECKKYNCNYILIDKNYKKDIFQIFSQDKKYYLVDVEQNFIKLRKYKSSDCKEIIELFYNTVHNINKKDYTKIQLDVWAPKNIDIEKWNISLSESYTVVAENNGVIVGFGDINKDGYLDRLYVHKDFQKMGIATMICDELEKKVNKKLIYTHASITAKRFFIKRGYKVIKEQFVERDKILLKNYIMEKREN; this comes from the coding sequence ATGATAATTTTAATAGCTGGAACTTCATACACAGGAAAAACTTTGTTAGCTCAAAAATTATTAGAAAAATATAAATTTCCTTATCTATCAATAGACTATATAAAAATGGGATTAATAAGAAGTAAAAATATAAATTTTACAGTAGAAGATGATGAAAAACTTATTCCATATCTTTGGGAGATTATAAAAGAAATTATAAAAACAGCTATTGAGAACAAACAAAATTTAATAGTAGAAGGGCTTTATATCCCTTTTGATTGGAAAAAAGATTTTGATAAAGAATATTTAGAAAATATAAAATATTATTGTCTAGTAATGACTAGAAAATATATTGAAAATAATTTTGAAAAAATATTGAAGTATGCTGATGTAATAGAAAAAAGATTAGATGATTCTTATTGTACTAAAGATTTTCTTATTAGAGAAAATGAAAAAAATTTAAAAGAATGTAAAAAATATAATTGTAATTATATTTTAATAGACAAAAATTATAAGAAGGATATTTTTCAGATATTTTCACAAGATAAAAAATATTATTTAGTAGATGTAGAACAAAATTTTATAAAACTTAGAAAATATAAATCTTCAGATTGTAAAGAAATAATAGAACTTTTTTATAATACAGTACATAATATTAATAAAAAAGATTACACAAAAATACAGTTAGATGTATGGGCTCCTAAAAATATAGATATAGAAAAATGGAATATTTCTCTTTCAGAAAGTTATACTGTTGTTGCTGAAAATAATGGTGTAATAGTTGGATTTGGAGATATTAATAAAGATGGATATTTAGATAGATTATATGTACATAAAGATTTTCAAAAAATGGGAATAGCCACAATGATTTGTGATGAATTAGAAAAGAAAGTAAATAAAAAGTTGATATATACCCATGCTTCTATAACAGCAAAGAGATTTTTTATAAAAAGGGGCTATAAAGTTATCAAAGAACAATTTGTAGAAAGAGATAAAATCTTATTAAAAAATTATATTATGGAGAAAAGAGAGAATTAA
- the purK gene encoding 5-(carboxyamino)imidazole ribonucleotide synthase, which produces MLIEKGSTIAILGGGQLGKMLCESAKKQGYKTMVLEPSPSACAKYVTDKHLVKPYDDREALLEIAKESSVVTYEFENVTAESIDILEDNGGYVPQGIRPLYISQHRFREKSSINALGIKTAKFVEVLDEKTLDKAIEEIGYPAILKTSMGGYDGKGQWVIKTPEDLEKAKKDLEKREYILEQMVDFQCELSCIAVKSTDGTIGVFPVVENIHKKGILHITIAPARVSEEIQEKVKDITKKIIDGLNFVGPLAIEYFYGKDGEIYVNEMAPRPHNSAHYTLDGCDKSQFDLHIEGICGRKLQDPKLLHKSVMLNILGQDVERIENAKLRENEFLHMYKKGEAKIDRKMGHLNLIGDDVEKLLERAIELSK; this is translated from the coding sequence ATGTTAATTGAAAAAGGAAGCACAATAGCAATTTTAGGTGGTGGACAATTAGGAAAAATGCTTTGTGAAAGTGCTAAGAAACAAGGATATAAAACAATGGTATTAGAGCCATCTCCATCAGCTTGTGCTAAATATGTAACAGATAAACATTTAGTAAAACCTTATGATGATAGAGAAGCTTTACTAGAAATAGCTAAAGAATCTTCTGTTGTAACTTATGAGTTTGAAAATGTTACTGCTGAGTCAATAGATATATTAGAAGATAATGGAGGATATGTACCACAAGGAATAAGACCATTATATATTAGTCAACATAGATTTAGAGAAAAATCTAGTATAAATGCTTTAGGAATAAAGACAGCAAAATTTGTAGAAGTTCTTGATGAAAAAACTTTAGATAAAGCTATTGAAGAAATTGGATATCCAGCTATATTAAAAACTTCAATGGGAGGATATGACGGAAAAGGTCAATGGGTCATAAAAACTCCTGAAGATTTAGAAAAAGCAAAAAAAGATTTAGAAAAGAGAGAATATATTTTAGAACAAATGGTAGATTTCCAATGTGAATTATCTTGTATAGCAGTTAAAAGTACAGATGGAACTATTGGAGTTTTTCCTGTTGTAGAAAATATACATAAAAAGGGAATTCTTCATATAACAATAGCTCCAGCTAGAGTATCAGAGGAAATTCAAGAAAAAGTAAAAGATATTACAAAAAAAATTATAGATGGATTAAATTTTGTAGGACCTTTAGCTATTGAATATTTCTATGGAAAAGATGGAGAGATTTATGTAAATGAAATGGCTCCAAGACCTCATAACTCAGCTCACTATACTTTAGATGGTTGTGATAAATCGCAATTTGATTTACATATTGAAGGAATTTGTGGAAGAAAATTACAAGACCCAAAATTATTACACAAAAGTGTTATGTTAAATATTTTAGGACAAGATGTTGAAAGAATAGAAAATGCAAAATTAAGAGAAAATGAGTTTCTTCATATGTATAAAAAGGGAGAAGCTAAGATTGACAGAAAAATGGGACATCTTAATTTAATTGGTGATGATGTAGAAAAACTTTTAGAAAGAGCAATTGAATTAAGTAAATAA
- the cbiB gene encoding adenosylcobinamide-phosphate synthase CbiB, whose product MIFASRYFIAYVLDLILGDPEFFYHPVRVIGKLISFLEKKLYSFKNKKIFGGVLVILVLTVTFIISYILAISKIIEIFFLYTTLATKCLADEGKKIYEILKSNDIERAKKEVSYLVSRDTGKMNEQQVIRSVVETIAENSVDGVIAPMFFAIIGSFFTWNGVSLALPFAMTYKAINTMDSMLGYKNEKYIDFGMIGAKVDDMANFFPARIAGGVIIPIGAFILRMDYKSAWRIFLRDRLNHGSPNSGHGEAAFAGALGLQFGGKTSYFGKIYDKPTIGDKKRAFILDDIKNARKLLYISSGIGLIIFLILSQLIKVVL is encoded by the coding sequence ATGATTTTTGCTAGTAGATACTTTATAGCTTATGTATTAGATTTAATTTTAGGTGACCCAGAATTTTTTTATCATCCTGTAAGGGTTATAGGAAAATTAATAAGTTTTTTAGAAAAAAAATTATATAGTTTTAAGAATAAAAAAATATTTGGTGGAGTATTAGTAATTTTAGTTTTAACAGTAACTTTTATAATTTCATATATTTTGGCAATATCGAAAATAATAGAAATCTTTTTTCTTTATACAACTTTGGCTACTAAATGTTTAGCTGATGAAGGAAAAAAGATATATGAAATTTTAAAATCTAATGATATTGAGAGAGCAAAAAAAGAAGTTTCCTATTTAGTTAGTAGAGATACAGGAAAAATGAATGAACAACAAGTGATAAGAAGTGTAGTAGAAACAATAGCAGAGAACTCTGTTGATGGAGTTATTGCTCCTATGTTCTTTGCTATAATTGGAAGTTTTTTTACTTGGAATGGAGTATCTTTAGCCCTACCTTTTGCTATGACTTATAAAGCTATAAATACTATGGATTCAATGTTAGGATATAAAAATGAAAAATATATAGATTTTGGAATGATAGGAGCTAAGGTTGATGATATGGCCAATTTTTTTCCAGCAAGGATAGCTGGAGGAGTTATCATTCCAATAGGAGCTTTTATTTTAAGAATGGATTATAAAAGTGCTTGGAGAATATTTCTAAGAGATAGATTAAATCATGGAAGCCCAAATTCTGGACATGGAGAAGCTGCTTTTGCTGGAGCTTTAGGTTTACAATTTGGTGGTAAAACAAGTTATTTTGGAAAAATTTATGATAAACCTACAATAGGAGATAAAAAAAGAGCTTTTATTTTAGATGATATAAAAAATGCTAGAAAACTTTTATATATTTCATCTGGAATAGGACTGATTATATTTCTAATCTTGTCTCAGTTAATAAAGGTGGTTTTATGA